In a genomic window of Armatimonadota bacterium:
- a CDS encoding transposase, with protein MNPPKCDELDYIHVLVAAQHVFSNTAAARCHPGAPTNRPAHAASTRLLHRCRADGTAVWDEVRPWVSLTTGCLMIDDTTLDKPYSRAMELVTRHWSGKHQRVVVGINLIRMLWTDGNAHLPCDFRIDDNAHDGLTKNDHVRAMVQAAAARGFQPRLLAFASWYASLENLTLVRSLPWQWLTHLNANRLGDPDGSGNRPIRDVPIPAAGTIVHLKGYGFIKVVAIATPAGGSDDWATSDLAMRADQWVEDARYRWRIEAYHRGITQYCGIERAQHRAARAQRNHIGLALRAFLRLAWHRLRTGTSWFEATAAIVREAIRAYLAHPRSTQLSTA; from the coding sequence ATGAACCCACCGAAATGTGACGAACTGGATTATATCCACGTTCTGGTCGCAGCGCAGCACGTGTTCAGCAATACAGCAGCAGCACGCTGCCATCCGGGAGCGCCCACGAACCGTCCGGCGCATGCTGCCTCCACGCGTCTGCTGCACCGGTGTCGTGCGGATGGCACTGCCGTGTGGGACGAGGTACGCCCCTGGGTGTCATTGACCACGGGCTGCTTGATGATCGACGACACGACGCTGGACAAGCCATATAGTCGGGCGATGGAGCTGGTTACCCGCCATTGGTCGGGGAAACATCAGCGGGTGGTGGTAGGTATCAATCTGATCAGGATGCTGTGGACTGATGGGAATGCCCACCTGCCCTGTGACTTCCGTATCGACGACAACGCCCACGATGGGTTGACCAAGAACGACCACGTCCGGGCGATGGTGCAGGCGGCGGCCGCACGCGGGTTTCAGCCTCGCCTGCTTGCCTTCGCCAGCTGGTATGCGAGCCTGGAGAACCTGACGCTGGTGCGCTCGCTGCCCTGGCAGTGGCTGACCCACCTGAACGCCAATCGCCTGGGTGATCCTGATGGGTCGGGCAACCGACCGATCCGGGACGTCCCGATTCCGGCTGCGGGCACCATCGTGCATCTGAAGGGCTATGGCTTCATCAAGGTGGTCGCGATAGCCACCCCAGCCGGTGGCAGTGACGACTGGGCCACGAGCGACCTGGCGATGCGTGCCGACCAGTGGGTGGAGGACGCCCGGTACCGGTGGCGGATCGAAGCGTACCATCGCGGGATCACGCAGTACTGTGGCATTGAACGCGCCCAGCACCGCGCCGCTCGTGCCCAGCGGAATCACATCGGTCTGGCGCTGCGGGCCTTCCTCCGCCTGGCATGGCACCGGTTGCGGACAGGCACGTCGTGGTTTGAGGCCACAGCCGCCATCGTCCGTGAGGCGATACGAGCCTACCTGGCTCATCCACGCTCTACCCAGCTCTCAACTGCGTAA
- a CDS encoding L-aspartate oxidase, whose product MEALPTQRSILQRMPSVRDRFVDVLVIGAGAAGLTAALAAAARGARVLVLARGSLPESNSAWAQGGIAAALDPADSPGIHVADTLTAGAGLCDPAAVAVLAHEAPALMRELAMLGVPFERDADQFALGLEGGHSRRRIVHVGDATGRAVTQVLIERVRATPLISVREQAQAVELLTADERVVGALVRQADGSWWRVLAAATVLASGGAGALYGLTSNQPTALGEGIALAYRAGAEIADMEFVQFHPTVYRTRAGYGFLITEAARGEGGLLYTPTGRRFMPAYDPRAELAPRDVVTRGIVAAMQEEGCDHVLLDLTHLPPDQIEHHFPTICARLRADGIDPVRDPIPVAPAAHYLMGGVRTDLSGATNLPGLFAAGEVACTGVHGANRLASNSLLECLVFGRRAGEAAATYRGQAVPMPDPLPIAPITTPLPADWRSTLAEIMRAAGPLRDGSTLRSALARLAEWPISAGPDEADHITAVNAGLTARLIVTAALLRTESRGGHFRQDYPQSEEAWRKHTILRRDAEPAFVPTIAPPTAVSHERQGTHVLI is encoded by the coding sequence ATGGAAGCCCTTCCTACTCAACGCAGCATTCTGCAGCGCATGCCATCGGTACGCGACCGTTTTGTTGATGTCCTGGTCATTGGCGCCGGCGCAGCCGGTCTCACTGCAGCGCTGGCCGCGGCTGCCCGCGGTGCGCGCGTGCTCGTTCTGGCACGCGGTTCACTCCCCGAAAGTAACTCGGCCTGGGCCCAGGGCGGGATTGCTGCCGCGTTGGACCCGGCCGACTCGCCTGGCATTCACGTTGCCGACACGCTTACTGCCGGAGCCGGCTTGTGTGATCCGGCAGCCGTGGCAGTGCTTGCCCACGAAGCACCGGCACTGATGCGTGAGCTGGCGATGTTGGGGGTACCTTTCGAGCGCGATGCCGATCAATTTGCGTTAGGGCTGGAAGGAGGGCATTCCCGGCGGCGCATTGTTCACGTCGGCGACGCAACCGGGCGGGCTGTAACCCAGGTGTTGATCGAGCGAGTGCGTGCCACGCCACTCATCAGTGTGCGCGAGCAGGCCCAGGCGGTCGAATTGTTAACTGCCGATGAGCGCGTGGTCGGAGCGCTGGTACGCCAGGCTGATGGGTCGTGGTGGCGAGTGTTGGCGGCGGCAACCGTGCTGGCCAGTGGCGGCGCTGGTGCGTTGTACGGGCTAACCAGTAATCAACCAACGGCACTCGGTGAAGGCATTGCGCTGGCCTACCGCGCCGGAGCCGAGATTGCCGATATGGAGTTTGTGCAATTTCATCCTACGGTCTATCGCACCCGCGCCGGTTATGGCTTTCTGATCACCGAAGCTGCCCGTGGTGAGGGTGGATTGCTCTACACGCCAACCGGTCGGCGCTTTATGCCGGCCTACGATCCGCGTGCCGAACTGGCACCCCGCGATGTGGTAACGCGCGGCATTGTTGCAGCAATGCAGGAGGAAGGCTGCGATCACGTCTTGCTCGATTTGACCCATCTGCCACCTGATCAGATCGAGCATCATTTTCCGACCATTTGTGCCCGTTTACGGGCCGACGGTATTGATCCGGTGCGAGATCCGATTCCGGTGGCACCGGCAGCCCACTACCTCATGGGAGGGGTACGTACCGATTTGAGTGGCGCAACCAATCTGCCGGGACTCTTCGCTGCCGGTGAGGTCGCCTGTACGGGTGTGCATGGCGCGAATCGGCTGGCCAGCAACTCGTTACTCGAATGCCTTGTCTTTGGTCGCCGGGCCGGTGAAGCCGCCGCTACCTATCGCGGGCAAGCCGTTCCTATGCCTGATCCGCTTCCGATAGCACCAATTACCACGCCACTTCCTGCCGATTGGCGCTCTACACTGGCCGAAATCATGCGAGCCGCCGGGCCATTGCGAGACGGATCAACCCTTCGAAGCGCACTGGCAAGGCTGGCAGAGTGGCCAATCAGTGCCGGGCCAGACGAAGCCGATCACATCACTGCTGTTAATGCCGGACTGACGGCACGGCTGATCGTCACTGCGGCCTTGTTGCGTACTGAGAGCCGTGGTGGCCACTTCCGGCAGGATTACCCGCAATCAGAGGAAGCCTGGCGCAAACATACCATCCTGCGACGTGACGCCGAACCCGCGTTTGTGCCGACGATTGCACCGCCGACGGCGGTTAGCCACGAGCGACAGGGGACGCATGTCTTGATCTGA
- a CDS encoding quinolinate synthase, which translates to MVAQIYETTGETAASLIAEIADLRRQRNAIILAHNYEYGEIQEIADYVGDSLGMAQAAARTDADVIMVCGVYFMAETAAILNPQRTVLIPDANAGCSLADSITVEQLRAWKAANPGAVVVSYVNTSAAVKAESDYCCTSGNAERVINAIPADKTILFLPDMFLGSYLRHKTGRPLKIWAGECHVHAAIRPTMIEQKRAAMPDAEFLIHPECGCVSSAMDYVARGAIESRGTHILSTEGMIAHVNRSPASRFVVATEIGVLHRMRKANPDKQFVPIDESISCRYMKLITLAKVRDSLRDLREQVTVPPEIAERARIAIDRMLAL; encoded by the coding sequence ATGGTCGCCCAGATCTACGAAACAACCGGTGAAACGGCTGCCAGCCTCATCGCCGAAATTGCTGACCTCCGGCGCCAACGCAATGCGATCATCCTGGCACATAATTACGAATACGGCGAAATTCAGGAGATTGCCGATTATGTCGGCGACTCGCTGGGTATGGCGCAGGCCGCAGCCCGGACCGACGCTGACGTCATTATGGTGTGCGGTGTCTACTTTATGGCCGAGACTGCCGCCATCCTTAATCCGCAGCGGACGGTACTCATTCCCGATGCAAACGCCGGCTGCTCGCTGGCCGACTCGATTACCGTAGAGCAGTTACGAGCGTGGAAAGCTGCGAATCCAGGTGCGGTTGTTGTAAGTTATGTAAATACCAGTGCTGCTGTCAAGGCAGAAAGTGATTATTGCTGCACGTCGGGCAATGCCGAGCGAGTTATTAACGCCATCCCCGCCGATAAAACCATCTTGTTTTTGCCTGATATGTTTCTCGGCAGTTATCTACGCCACAAAACAGGGCGACCGCTCAAGATTTGGGCCGGCGAGTGTCACGTCCATGCCGCCATCCGGCCAACCATGATCGAACAGAAGCGAGCGGCAATGCCTGACGCCGAGTTTCTGATTCACCCTGAATGTGGCTGTGTGAGTAGCGCAATGGATTATGTGGCTCGCGGCGCCATTGAGAGTCGGGGCACGCATATTCTCTCCACCGAGGGCATGATTGCGCATGTCAACCGCTCACCGGCCAGCCGTTTTGTGGTTGCCACCGAGATTGGCGTGCTCCACCGGATGCGCAAAGCCAATCCGGATAAGCAGTTTGTTCCCATCGATGAGTCGATAAGCTGTCGCTACATGAAGCTGATCACGCTGGCAAAGGTGCGCGACAGTCTACGCGACCTGCGCGAACAGGTGACAGTACCGCCGGAGATTGCCGAACGGGCCAGAATCGCCATTGACCGAATGCTGGCGTTGTAG